Proteins encoded by one window of Lathyrus oleraceus cultivar Zhongwan6 chromosome 1, CAAS_Psat_ZW6_1.0, whole genome shotgun sequence:
- the LOC127116295 gene encoding cytochrome P450 72A68, producing MEATYAISAFIVLLITLVWAWSILNWIWLKPKKLEKLLKEQGLKGNPYRLLVGDIRDLLKIQKEASSKPMNLSDDIVPHVFPFAQQSVAKHGKNSFIWLGPIPRVILTDPELVKEVFNKIYDFQKPNSNQLVRILATGLIVHEGEKWSKHRKIINPAFHLEKLKMMLPAFFQSCDDLINKWEGMLSSEGSCEVDAWPFVQKLASDAIARTAFGSSYEEGMRIFELQKEQAELTMKVLMTGYIPGWRFLPTATNKRLKEIDRDVIASLTDMINKREREIKAGEATKNDLLGILLESNHKEIKENNNKNVGMNLDDVIQECKLFYLAGEETTSVLLVWTIILLSRHPNWQARAREEVLQVFGNNKPDFDGLSRLKIMSMILYEVLRLYPPIIALSREVEKDVKVGNLALPGGVQFLLPVLLVHHDTILWGDDATVFNPERFSEGVLKATNGRSSFFPFGGGPRLCIGQNFTMLEAKMAIAMILRHFSFELSPTYAHAPTTVITLRPKHGAQIILRKLEM from the exons ATGGAAGCAACATATGCCATTTCTGCATTCATAGTTCTTTTGATAACACTTGTTTGGGCGTGGAGCATTTTGAATTGGATATGGCTGAAACCAAAGAAGCTAGAAAAGTTGCTAAAGGAACAAGGCCTTAAAGGGAATCCTTATAGGTTATTAGTTGGAGACATAAGAGATCTTCTTAAGATACAAAAAGAAGCATCATCTAAACCCATGAATCTCTCTGATGATATAGTGCCTCATGTGTTTCCCTTTGCCCAACAAAGTGTTGCAAAACATG GAAAGAATTCTTTTATCTGGTTGGGACCAATACCAAGGGTGATCCTCACAGATCCTGAgcttgttaaagaagttttcAATAAAATCTATGATTTCCAAAAGCCAAATTCGAATCAACTTGTTAGAATACTAGCTACTGGTCTTATAGTCCATGAGGGAGAAAAATGGAGCAAGCATAGAAAGATAATCAATCCTGCATTCCATTTAGAAAAGTTGAAG ATGATGTTACCGGCGTTCTTTCAAAGTTGCGATGATTTGATTAACAAGTGGGAGGGAATGTTATCGTCAGAAGGATCATGTGAAGTTGATGCATGGCCTTTTGTTCAAAAATTGGCAAGTGACGCGATTGCTCGAACAGCTTTTGGAAGTAGTTATGAAGAAGGAATGAGAatatttgaacttcaaaaggAGCAAGCTGAACTTACAATGAAAGTTTTGATGACAGGTTACATTCCTGGTTGGAG ATTCCTACCTACTGCCACAAACAAAAGGTTGAAGGAAATTGATAGAGATGTAATAGCTTCTTTAACTGATATGATTAACAAGAGAGAAAGAGAAATAAAGGCCGGTGAAGCCACTAAGAATGACTTGTTAGGCATTCTTCTCGAGTCAAATCACAAAGAAATTAAGGAAAACAATAATAAGAATGTTGGAATGAACCTTGATGATGTGATCCAGGAATGCAAGTTGTTCTATCTTGCCGGAGAAGAAACCACTTCAGTTTTGCTTGTTTGGACAATTATATTATTGAGTCGGCACCCTAATTGGCAAGCTCGTGCAAGAGAGGAAGTTCTACAAGTTTTTGGCAACAATAAACCAGATTTTGATGGATTAAGTCGTCTTAAGATT ATGAGTATGATTTTATATGAGGTTCTAAGGTTATATCCGCCAATAATTGCGCTTTCTCGAGAAGTTGAAAAAGATGTAAAAGTTGGAAACCTAGCATTACCTGGTGGAGTGCAGTTTTTGTTACCGGTACTTTTGGTTCATCATGACACAATATTATGGGGAGATGATGCTACGGTGTTCAATCCTGAAAGATTTTCTGAAGGTGTTTTGAAAGCAACAAATGGAAGAAGTTCGTTTTTTCCATTTGGAGGGGGGCCTAGACTTTGCATTGGACAAAACTTTACCATGTTGGAAGCAAAGATGGCAATAGCAATGATTTTGCGACATTTTTCATTTGAACTTTCTCCGACCTATGCTCATGCTCCAACTACGGTGATTACCCTTCGGCCAAAACATGGTGCTCAAATCATTCTGCGTAAATTGGAAATGTAA